Proteins found in one Triticum urartu cultivar G1812 chromosome 4, Tu2.1, whole genome shotgun sequence genomic segment:
- the LOC125553030 gene encoding B3 domain-containing protein Os06g0194400-like, with amino-acid sequence MAESNSYEEQRRRQIEENRRKLEELRLHHLSAAVREAAARPKPNPKPRPKRKAPEPGDLRRSGRVAGLPEQPNYLEGALQRDYRGVYEAYAASKTPTAEERAGAVAKAEELKRRIHRIRCPAFVRPMSHECATRSILMQIPKHFIEYLPAHDEAAVLVDEADDEFHMMYNAHRKGKHCHYYLDKGWRRFAADHDLADGDCLVFHMTERVKFKVYIFRANPDYESDQTSDDSDDEE; translated from the exons ATGGCGGAATCGAACTCGTACGAGGAGCAGCGCCGGAGGCAGATTGAGGAGAACCGCCGGAAGCTGGAGGAGCTCCGCCTGCACCACCTCTCCGCCGCCGTCCGCGAGGCCGCCGCCAGGCCCAAGCCCAACCCCAAGCCCAGGCCG AAGCGCAAGGCCCCGGAGCCCGGCGATCTCCGGCGGTCCGGCCGCGTCGCCGGCCTCCCGGAGCAGCCCAACTACCTCGAGGGCGCACTTCAGCGCGACTACCGTGGAGTGTACGAGGCGTATGCCGCTTCGAAAACGCCGACCGCCGAGGAGAGGGCCGGCGCCGTCGCCAAGGCCGAGGAGCTCAAGCGCCGGATCCACCGCATCCGCTGCCCCGCCTTCGTCAGGCCCATGTCCCACGAATGCGCCACCAGATCAATCCTGATG CAAATCCCCAAGCACTTCATCGAGTATCTCCCGGCGCACGATGAGGCAGCCGTCTTGGTGGACGAGGCGGATGACGAGTTCCACATGATGTACAATGCCCACAGAAAGGGCAAACACTGTCACTACTACCTCGACAAGGGGTGGAGACGGTTTGCTGCCGACCATGACCTTGCCGATGGCGATTGCTTGGTTTTCCACATGACGGAGAGGGTAAAGTTCAAG